The window TagagagtttctgtttggggtgatgaaaaaaaaacttttcttattCTTTAGGTGAAACATTACACCTCAAGTAAGTTTCGTATTaagaaatttatatacatattgttttgtggcattagttGGAATCCCCTGGGTTcgctgtgtccatttgaccaatttccctgtcccttcctgccttctcatcctgcttttgggcaggagctaCCTATTCGGTCTTATAaatctaattgaactaagaagcacattcctcatgcttATTACTTCCGGTTTTacactcctgtctaatctttgtctgatgagtgcgcttggagaatggtttcagttagcGGTTcgcagtgtgtctgggggccaaggtctcgggggctcctccagtctctgtcagaccatgaaatctgctcaaacatgaatctgagctctgttctacGTTTGTATCCTGTTTTGTCCGAGACtttgtgttgtgttccctggtagGACAGTCATtgctggcagccaggcaccatctagttgttctggtctcgggctggtggagtctctggttcatgtactcCTTTAGTactttgggctcatattttctgtgtgtgtttggttttttcttcattctcctttgttccaaatgGGATGGTATGAAGAATTTTTTGAAATAgggttgatggttgcacaacattgtgaatgtaactaATGAATTTGTACACTTcagatggttaaaatggcaaaatttattttttacatgtattttacaaTAGTTTTTAAATTCAGTTATAAGAAACGAAAACGAATGATGTCTACTTAGTTCATACGAAAAAGATATAAGAAACTTCAATAGATTCTGCAGCccctgttataaaaacaaaacaaaaatgggatGCCATATTTTGGATAGTTTTGAAATTGACTTTGTTTTCAGAGACATGAGTATTTACTGAAAAATTGTGTATCAAGTACAGACTCCCGATGCATCCCACCTACACCCAGTGTTTCTCCTattgttaacatcttgcattcctgtggtgtgGTATACGTTTGTAACAACGGGCACAGCAATAGTGAGATGTGGTTTTCAACTAAAATACATAGACTTCatcagggttcactctttgtgtttatactcctataggttttgacaaatgcatagtgtCATCAGTCCATCATTACATATCCTACAGAATAGTTACACAGTTGTAAAAATTCCCTGGGCTCCACCTATTCgttcctcctctctctccccaaacccctggcaatcAATGATCTTTGTACTGCCTCTACACTTCatacttttccagaatgtcataggCTTGGGATCACACAGGATGTAGCTTTTCTAGaccagcttctttcacttagtgtggATTTGAGATTCTTCCATAACTTTTCCTACCTTgatagcttaattattttcatcaCTGAATAATACACCTTTGTATGGATGTCTCactatttgtttacccatttacctattcaatgacattttgggtgctttcaattattataattatgtaggaagctgctgtaaacatttgtgagcaggtttttatatggatatatgtttttaactcatgtgggtaaatacctaggagtgttaCTGCTAGATCAGAATGGGAGGACTGTGTTTAGATTTCGAAGGAACTGTCAGCTTGTATTCCAAAGTGGAATTTGCATGGAAtactatttttttcaaaaaacactcTTAAACCAAATACAAGAAGAGTGTATTTCATTGTATACAAAATAacatcaataaaaatattaacaaatataaAACCACATTTGCTCCTGACTATTCCGTACAGGCTTATTTGTTATAGTCAAGGACTTTCCGAAACGTAAAATTTAGTTTGGACTGAGAAAGTAACAAACACTGATGAGGACGAACCCACAGTGAAAATGAAACTTTCATAGGCACAAAGGAATTCTAATGACCCCTTCTTGGAGGTAGTACTACTTTGTTACACACTGAGAAACGTTGTTCTTTTATCACTGACTTTCAGAAATTTGCTGTTTGAAATTATAGAATTAAGGATGAAACACCCCCCTTTTGACAGAGTAGTCTCTCCACAGTGAGATCTTATATGTGATGTGAGATGTGATgaacaaggaaaggctttctcacgCACCTTAAATTCCTAAGTCCTCCACTATGAGTTTTTATGTCTTCTGAGGGAAGAGCAAGCACGAAAGGCCTCCCCACATTCTTTAGattcatatggcctctctccagtatgaattcttctatgtgtcatgaggactgaggactgcctaaaggctttcccacattgcttacattcataaggcttctctccactgtgagttcttatatgtgtagtgaggtttGAGAGCTGACgataggctttcccacattccttacattcataaggcctctgcccaTTGTGACTTCTTATATGGTTAGCGAGGTTTCCTGAGTGACTAAAGGCTTtctcacattccttacattcatatggcctctctccagtatgaattcttctatgtgtcatgaggcctgaggacttgctaaaggcttttccacattgcttacattcataaggcttctctccactgtgaattgttatatgtgtagtgagggtAGAGAGcagactaaaggctttcccacattccttacattcataaggcctctgcccagtgtgagttcttatatgcttAGTGAGGTTTCCTgagtgactaaaggctttcccacattcctcacattcataaggcctctctccactgtgagttcgcatATGCAAGGTGAGGTGTGAGGGAtctgtaaaggctttcccacattccttacattcatatggcctctctccagtatgaattcttctatgtgtcatgaggcctgaggactgcctaaaggctttcccacattgcttacattcataaggcttctctccactgtaagttcttatatgtgaagtgaaGTTAGAAGAATACCTAAatgttttcccacattccttacattcgtaaGGCCTCTGTCCATTGTGAGTTCTGATATGTGTAGTAAGGGATGAAGCCTGACtataggctttcccacattctgtacatttatatggcttgtctccactgtgagtttttcTATGATCAGTGAGATGTGAGGAACacttaaaggcttttccacattccttacattcataaggcctttctGCACTGCGAATCCTTCTATGTACGATGAGGTTTGAGGATTGGCTAAcgactttcccacattccttacattcataagggcTCTATCGACTGTGAGTTCTTATACGTGAAGTAAAGTTATAAGAATGCCTAAAcgtttcccacattccttacattcctAAGGGCTCtatccactgtgagttcttatatgtgaagtgaaGTTAGAAGAATACCTAAacgttttcccacattccttacattcataaggcctgacACCAGTATGAGCTCTCCTATGTGAAGCCATCGCTGAAGaataactaaaggctttcccacattccttgcattgatatggcctctctccagtatgaattcttctatgtgtcatgaggcctgaggcctgcctaaaggttttcccacattgcttacattcataaggcttctctccactgtgaattgttatatgtgtagtgaggtttGAGAGGTgacgaaaggctttcccacattccttacattcataaggcctctgcccattgtgagttcttatatggttAGTGAAGTTTCCTgagtgactaaaggctttcccacattcctcacattcataaggtctctctccactgtgagttcgcatATGCGAGGTGAGCTGTGAGGGCtctgtaaaggctttcccacattccttacattcatatggcctctctccagtatgaattcttctatgtgtcatgaggcctgaggactgcctaaaggctttcccacattgcttacattcataaggcttctctccactgtgaattcttatatgtgtagtgaggtttGAGAGCTgacgaaaggctttcccacattccttacattcatatggcctctctccagtatgaattcttctatgtgtcatgagggctgaggactgcctaaaggctttcccacattgcttacattcataaggcttctctccactgtgagttcttatatgtgaagtgaaGTTAGAAGAATACCTAAatgttttcccacattccttacattcataaggcctctgtccattgtgagttcttatatgtgcaGTAACGGATGAagcctgactaaaggctttcccacattctgtacatttatatggcttgtctccactgtgagtttttcTATCATTAGTGAGATGTGAGGAAGACTTAAAggcttttccatattccttacattcataaggtctttCTCCACTTTGAATCCTTCTATGTACAATGAGGTTTGAGGATTGCCTAAAGtctttcccacattcattacattcataaggcctctctccagtgtgagttgttatatgtgtagtgaggtatGAGGGCCAACCAAAGGCTTTCCCatgttccttacattcataaggcctctcttcaCTGTGAGTGCCTAAATGTGCagtgagggctgaggaaaaaTTAAAGGCTTTTCTAAATTCcctacattcataaggcttatcTCTGTTATAGAAAAGGAGGGATAAAGGGTCACTAGAAGAACTTTCTTTACATTCACCCTTATGACCTCTCACATGTGTCCAAAAGGACGAGAAACTACAGAAATCTTTCCCATACTCATCACATTTATACTGATTGTCACTAGTGAGTGTTGTCACAGGATTCTTAAGAGTTGAGA is drawn from Loxodonta africana isolate mLoxAfr1 chromosome X, mLoxAfr1.hap2, whole genome shotgun sequence and contains these coding sequences:
- the LOC135228863 gene encoding zinc finger protein 879-like, encoding MNVRNVGKSLANPQTSSKTHSGDKPYKCTECGKAYSQASSLTTHIRTHNGQRPYECKECGKTFRYSSNFTSHIRTYSGEKPYECKQCGKAFRQSSGLMTHRRIHTGERPYECKECGKAFTDPSHLTLHMRTHSGERPYECEECGKAFSHSGNLTKHIRTHTGQRPYECKECGKAFSLLSTLTTHITIHSGEKPYECKQCGKAFSKSSGLMTHRRIHTGERPYECKECEKAFTYRQLSNLTTHIRTHSGEKPYECKQCGKAFRQSSVLMTHRRIHTGERPYESKECGEAFRACSSLRRHKNS
- the LOC135228864 gene encoding zinc finger protein OZF-like, coding for MLLVFNRIHTVENLRESNEGNPCGKTFRRIPNLTVQKRNPAEVNPFECFDCEKAIMDPSSHNHHTCQFITSREACGGTTPMRTLSGKKPHKCEVCGKDFICISTLKNPVTTLTSDNQYKCDEYGKDFCSFSSFWTHVRGHKGECKESSSSDPLSLLFYNRDKPYECREFRKAFNFSSALTAHLGTHSEERPYECKEHGKAFGWPSYLTTHITTHTGERPYECNECGKDFRQSSNLIVHRRIQSGERPYECKEYGKAFKSSSHLTNDRKTHSGDKPYKCTECGKAFSQASSVTAHIRTHNGQRPYECKECGKTFRYSSNFTSHIRTHSGEKPYECKQCGKAFRQSSALMTHRRIHTGERPYECKECGKAFRQLSNLTTHIRIHSGEKPYECKQCGKAFRQSSGLMTHRRIHTGERPYECKECGKAFTEPSQLTSHMRTHSGERPYECEECGKAFSHSGNFTNHIRTHNGQRPYECKECGKAFRHLSNLTTHITIHSGEKPYECKQCGKTFRQASGLMTHRRIHTGERPYQCKECGKAFSYSSAMASHRRAHTGVRPYECKECGKTFRYSSNFTSHIRTHSG